The Kitasatospora setae KM-6054 genome contains a region encoding:
- a CDS encoding alpha/beta fold hydrolase: MTIDTGTTTGTTTTASATSRAATYVLVHGAWHSGRVWERVAPLLARAGHRVLAPSLTGHGERAHLLGPEVGLDTHTADVVGLLLDEDLTDVVLVGHSYAGMVVSAVADRVPERLAALVYLDAMVPVDGESVLDVMPATRHLLELAATTGTPWRIPPLPEQPAPVGLFGVTDPADAAWLRTLLSDESARCFRQPVGLANPAAAAVPRTHIHCVGALPPGAVRRPVPARQPNGAPSRVRELRSGHDCMVTAPEQLAELLLEEAEFASEPAR, encoded by the coding sequence ATGACCATCGACACCGGTACCACCACCGGCACCACCACCACTGCCAGCGCCACTTCGCGAGCGGCGACCTACGTCCTGGTCCACGGAGCCTGGCACAGCGGGCGCGTCTGGGAGCGCGTGGCGCCCCTGCTGGCCCGGGCCGGGCACCGGGTGCTCGCCCCCTCGCTCACCGGCCACGGCGAGCGGGCCCACCTGCTCGGCCCGGAGGTGGGCCTCGACACCCACACCGCCGACGTCGTCGGCCTGCTGCTCGACGAGGACCTCACCGACGTGGTGCTGGTCGGCCACAGCTACGCGGGCATGGTGGTCTCGGCGGTGGCCGACCGCGTTCCGGAGCGGCTCGCCGCGCTGGTCTACCTCGACGCCATGGTCCCGGTCGACGGCGAGAGCGTGCTCGACGTCATGCCCGCGACCCGGCACCTGCTCGAACTCGCCGCCACCACCGGCACCCCCTGGCGGATCCCGCCGCTGCCCGAACAGCCCGCGCCCGTCGGCCTGTTCGGGGTCACCGACCCGGCGGACGCGGCCTGGCTGCGCACCCTGCTCTCGGACGAGTCGGCGCGCTGCTTCCGCCAGCCGGTCGGCCTGGCCAACCCGGCCGCGGCGGCCGTCCCCCGCACGCACATCCACTGCGTCGGCGCCCTGCCGCCCGGCGCCGTCCGCCGTCCCGTCCCCGCCCGCCAGCCCAACGGCGCCCCGTCCCGGGTGCGGGAGCTGCGCAGCGGTCACGACTGCATGGTCACCGCGCCGGAGCAGCTGGCCGAACTGCTGCTGGAGGAGGCGGAGTTCGCCAGCGAGCCGGCGCGCTGA
- a CDS encoding chaplin, with amino-acid sequence MSRTRKYFAVVALAATAVLGTAGMASASAGAQGVAVGSPGVLSGNLIQIPVHIPVNVCGNSVGVISALNPAFGNSCANIG; translated from the coding sequence ATGTCCCGCACCCGCAAGTACTTCGCCGTCGTCGCGCTGGCCGCCACCGCCGTCCTCGGCACCGCCGGAATGGCCTCCGCGTCCGCCGGTGCCCAGGGCGTGGCCGTCGGTTCGCCCGGCGTCCTCTCCGGCAACCTGATCCAGATCCCCGTGCACATCCCGGTCAACGTGTGCGGCAACAGCGTCGGCGTGATCAGCGCGCTGAACCCGGCGTTCGGCAACTCCTGCGCCAACATCGGCTGA
- a CDS encoding winged helix-turn-helix transcriptional regulator, whose amino-acid sequence MRDSAGDVFLADCPARLAIEIVTGKWAAVVLFALSRGPCRHGELVDLIGGVSRKVLTQTLRRLQGYGLVERHPPAGAPPRVEYALTELGLTLVGPIAALTDWARTHGAAVADFQEETEREETGREEAEQGEAELGGGVTRPR is encoded by the coding sequence ATGCGCGACTCCGCGGGAGACGTCTTCCTCGCCGACTGCCCGGCCCGGCTGGCCATCGAGATCGTCACCGGCAAGTGGGCGGCCGTGGTGCTGTTCGCCCTCAGCCGCGGCCCGTGCCGGCACGGCGAACTCGTCGACCTGATCGGCGGCGTCTCGCGCAAGGTCCTCACCCAGACGCTGCGCCGCCTGCAGGGCTACGGCCTGGTCGAACGCCACCCGCCCGCCGGGGCTCCGCCCCGGGTCGAGTACGCCCTGACCGAGCTCGGCCTGACCCTGGTCGGACCGATCGCCGCCCTGACCGACTGGGCGCGGACGCACGGGGCGGCCGTCGCCGACTTCCAGGAGGAGACCGAACGGGAGGAGACCGGACGGGAGGAAGCCGAACAGGGGGAGGCCGAGCTCGGAGGCGGGGTCACCCGGCCGCGGTGA
- a CDS encoding putative quinol monooxygenase, whose protein sequence is MSKVTVIALLKAAPGAEQQVRAQALSLVAPSRAEAGNISYQAYVHPEDPSAWLVFEEWEDRAAFDAHLASPHLTEALAAGPGLLLGPPAEHVFTAAG, encoded by the coding sequence ATGTCCAAGGTCACCGTGATCGCCCTGCTCAAGGCCGCCCCCGGCGCCGAACAGCAGGTCCGTGCGCAGGCGTTGTCGCTGGTCGCCCCCTCGCGGGCCGAGGCCGGCAACATCAGCTACCAGGCGTACGTCCACCCCGAGGATCCGAGCGCCTGGCTGGTCTTCGAGGAGTGGGAGGACCGCGCCGCCTTCGACGCCCACCTCGCCAGCCCGCACCTCACCGAGGCCCTCGCCGCCGGCCCCGGCCTCCTGCTCGGCCCGCCCGCCGAGCACGTGTTCACCGCGGCCGGGTGA